ACAATCAGGACAAATATGACAGTTTATATCAGCTTGATACTTCTGCAGGTATCCGTGAGGCCATGGAAAACCCCTCTATCGAGATCAGATATATAAATGATGCTGCAGCATTTCTTCAGGGTGAAATATTTGCTTCCAAGCTCGATAAGGAGGAAAAAATACTGGGCATTACACTGGGTACAGGATTAGGAAGTGCGGTGTGGAGTAAAGGCAGCAAAGCATTTGATGCGGACCTTTGGAATACAGCATACAGAGATTCTATTTTCGAAGAGCATCTGGTAACGCGTTGGTTTACGAGACGATTTGAAGAGTTGACAGGAAATAAAGCAGAGGGTCTGAAAGAGATTCTGGAGCAACATCAGGATGAAGCAGAGTTTGCCACTCTTATTCAGGAATACAGTCAGCAGCTACTGGACTTTTTGAAATTTTTCAGTGAAAAATACAACTGTACACATTATATAATAGGCGGAAATATTGCGAAGGCATTGGACATTATAACACCTTACCGGGCAGAAGAATTCGGCGCCTATACCATTGGCAGAAGCAATCTGGATGAAAAAGCAGCCATTATCGGGGCTGCCAGTATCTTTTAGTTATAAAAAAAATTAAGGTATCCTGCTGACTACCTAATAGAGTGCAGGATACTTTTCCGGATTAGCATCGTTCATCATCTCGTAGACAATCTCAATTACATCATCAGCAGATGGCTTAGTGAAATAGTCTCCGTCTGATCCATACGGAGGGCGATGAGCCTTTGCAGTAAGTGTACGGGGCTGACCATCCAATACATAATATCCTTTCTGGTTTTCCAGTATATGTTGTAATATGTATGCGGAAGCACCTCCCGGAACATCTTCATCCACCACCAGTAATCTGTTGGTCTTATCCAAGGACAATTTGCATATCTCCGTTCTATCCAGCGGATACAGACATTGGATATCTACAATTTCTATATTAATTCCCAGTTTTTCAAGTTCTATAGCCGCTTCCTGGACAACTCTCAATGTAGATCCGTACGAAACTACTGTCAGATCTGCTCCCTCTTTGACGACCTCAGCAATACCTAAAGGAACCGTAAATTCACCAATATTCTTTGGCATTTTTTCTTTAAGGCGATATCCGTTAAGACATTCCACGACCACAGCAGGTTCATCTCCCCGGAGCAGTGTGTTGTACATGCCTGCCGCCTGAGTCATATTCCTTGGTACGCAAATATGTAATCCTCTCAAAGCGCCTAGTAACACGGTCATCGGTGAACCAGAATGCCAGATTCCTTCGAGTCTGTGTCCGCGTGTACGTACAATAACCGGAGCTTTCTGCCCTGCTTTGGTACGATAACTCAGACTGGCCAGATCATCACTCAGAATCGGTAATGCATAAATAAGGTAATCCAGATACTGAATTTCTGCAATCGGACGCAGCCCTCTCAGTGAGAGTCCCAGTCCTTTGCCGATAATAGCAGATTCCCGGATACCCGTATCGAATATCCGCAATTCACCGAACTTTTGCTGAAGCCCGGCAAATCCCTGATTTACATCCCCTATCTTTCCTACATCTTCTCCAAATGCGACCAATCGTTCATCTCTGGAGAAATTAGCATCAAAACAGGCATTCAGGACTTCCCTGCCATCCACAATCCGTGTTTCCTCATCATATTGTGCAGGAATAACCTGTACATGTAATGGAGAATCCGGAGTATCTGTAAACAGAAAATCGTTAAAGCGGTTTTCATTAACGCGTTGCTGTGCATGATACCAGTTCAGCAAGTCCTGTTTACCTTTAACCTGTACCCCTCTCAGTTCACGGATTGCTCTGCGTACATTGACATACACTTCTTTAAAAGAAGGCTCTGGCAATGATTTTAATGTTTTCAAAGGCATTTCCACTAAAGGAGACTCTACCCGCTCCAACAGATTTATAGCCTGTTCAAGATCTCCGTTAATAGTTTTATGATAATCTGTCCACGCTCTTCGCTGTTCTGTGCGGACATATTCTTTAGCTTCTGCTTCAATCTGGTTCAGCTCTTCTTCCGTAGCCATATCAGACTCCAGAATCCATTGTCTCATTTTTACATTACAGTCAAAATCATGCTCCCATTGCAAGCGTTCAGCAGATTTATATCGTTCGTGTGATCCACTGGTAGAGTGTCCCTGAGGTTGCGTTAATTCTGTAACATGCACCAGACAAGGAACATGTTCTTCCCGCGCATACCGTACAGCCTGTTCGTAAGTCTCCACCAGACTTGCATAATCCCATCCGTTCACTTTAAAAATCTCAAAACCAGTTGTATCTCCCTCCTGGCGTTGAAATCCTTTCAGGACTTCCGAAATATCTCCTTTTGTAGTCTGCACTTCATTAGGCACTGATATACCATAGCCATCATCCCATACAGAGATCACAACAGGAATCTGGTTGACGCCTGCCGCATTTATGGTTTCCAGGAAAACACCTTCAGAAGTAGAGGCATTTCCTACTGAACAGAAAA
The Sphingobacterium spiritivorum genome window above contains:
- a CDS encoding thiamine pyrophosphate-dependent enzyme, with the translated sequence MSGTILQHMQTYEPSKLSFDDFRQIIIADYRLAVESRFVSLLGRKEVLTGKAKFGIFGDGKELAQIALAKVFREGDWRSGYYRDQTFVFASGISTVYHFFSQLYAHPDLEADPSSGGRQMNCHFSTRQIDEDGNWFNQMQQKNSVSDISTTGGQMSRIMGLGLASKLYRHNPDLNHLSYFSDKGNEVVFCSVGNASTSEGVFLETINAAGVNQIPVVISVWDDGYGISVPNEVQTTKGDISEVLKGFQRQEGDTTGFEIFKVNGWDYASLVETYEQAVRYAREEHVPCLVHVTELTQPQGHSTSGSHERYKSAERLQWEHDFDCNVKMRQWILESDMATEEELNQIEAEAKEYVRTEQRRAWTDYHKTINGDLEQAINLLERVESPLVEMPLKTLKSLPEPSFKEVYVNVRRAIRELRGVQVKGKQDLLNWYHAQQRVNENRFNDFLFTDTPDSPLHVQVIPAQYDEETRIVDGREVLNACFDANFSRDERLVAFGEDVGKIGDVNQGFAGLQQKFGELRIFDTGIRESAIIGKGLGLSLRGLRPIAEIQYLDYLIYALPILSDDLASLSYRTKAGQKAPVIVRTRGHRLEGIWHSGSPMTVLLGALRGLHICVPRNMTQAAGMYNTLLRGDEPAVVVECLNGYRLKEKMPKNIGEFTVPLGIAEVVKEGADLTVVSYGSTLRVVQEAAIELEKLGINIEIVDIQCLYPLDRTEICKLSLDKTNRLLVVDEDVPGGASAYILQHILENQKGYYVLDGQPRTLTAKAHRPPYGSDGDYFTKPSADDVIEIVYEMMNDANPEKYPALY
- a CDS encoding ROK family protein: MPVSNRYILASDIGGSHITSAIVDTADWSILFESVTRNRVNSSSDAKSIFQSWASNLKETIAKSPEEITQLGIAMPGPFDYEKGISLMHNQDKYDSLYQLDTSAGIREAMENPSIEIRYINDAAAFLQGEIFASKLDKEEKILGITLGTGLGSAVWSKGSKAFDADLWNTAYRDSIFEEHLVTRWFTRRFEELTGNKAEGLKEILEQHQDEAEFATLIQEYSQQLLDFLKFFSEKYNCTHYIIGGNIAKALDIITPYRAEEFGAYTIGRSNLDEKAAIIGAASIF